One Anaerohalosphaeraceae bacterium DNA segment encodes these proteins:
- a CDS encoding sigma-70 family RNA polymerase sigma factor → MGRPKTVYKEKPFQQDNLNNEKAALAFEKIVQEYTIPLMRFICSRVRCSADAEDICQETFLKAFRSRDSFDGQSSLKTWLFSIAYHETVSFLRKKKIPTTGSFQSLSVENASSDLQNPDSENIWHWARELPAEQYTLLWLKYKEDLSTEQIAQILRKSRLNTRVMLHRARRRLAEILRRKETGRDFAVLYPNSKGFAYAEKE, encoded by the coding sequence ATGGGACGGCCCAAAACCGTGTACAAGGAAAAACCCTTCCAACAAGACAACTTGAACAACGAAAAGGCAGCCCTTGCCTTTGAGAAGATTGTGCAGGAATACACCATTCCCCTGATGCGGTTTATCTGCAGTCGGGTTCGCTGTTCGGCTGATGCAGAAGACATCTGCCAGGAAACATTTCTGAAGGCCTTCCGCTCGCGGGATTCTTTCGACGGTCAAAGTTCTCTGAAAACCTGGCTGTTTTCCATCGCCTATCACGAAACCGTCTCCTTTCTTCGAAAAAAGAAAATTCCAACCACCGGCTCTTTCCAGTCCTTATCCGTCGAAAACGCTTCTTCAGATTTGCAGAATCCCGATTCGGAAAACATCTGGCACTGGGCACGGGAGCTCCCGGCGGAACAATACACCCTCCTGTGGCTCAAATACAAAGAAGATCTCTCTACAGAACAAATTGCCCAAATTCTTCGCAAAAGCCGGCTGAATACCCGCGTCATGCTGCACCGGGCCAGACGCCGACTGGCCGAGATACTGCGCCGGAAAGAAACCGGCAGGGATTTTGCTGTCCTTTACCCCAACTCCAAAGGTTTCGCGTATGCGGAAAAGGAGTAA
- a CDS encoding secondary thiamine-phosphate synthase enzyme YjbQ has product MVITKHLSIKTNGNTQILDITGQVQEAVKDSGLQSGIAALFAVGSTAGLTTLEYEPGLVQIDIKAAFERIAPRNDIYAHENTWNDDNGHSHVRAALLGPSLTVPFTDGRLTLGTWQQIVLIDFDTRPRNRTIVCQILGENESKKPPEL; this is encoded by the coding sequence ATGGTTATTACCAAGCATCTGTCCATCAAAACAAACGGAAACACCCAAATTTTGGACATTACAGGCCAAGTGCAGGAAGCCGTAAAAGACTCCGGACTCCAGTCCGGCATCGCTGCTCTGTTTGCCGTCGGCTCGACGGCGGGCTTGACTACGCTCGAATATGAGCCGGGACTCGTTCAAATCGACATCAAAGCGGCCTTTGAACGAATCGCCCCCAGAAACGACATCTATGCCCATGAAAACACCTGGAATGATGACAACGGCCATTCGCATGTACGGGCAGCCCTTCTGGGGCCTTCTCTGACCGTTCCATTCACGGACGGTCGACTGACCCTCGGGACCTGGCAGCAGATTGTTCTGATTGATTTTGACACACGGCCGAGAAACCGAACCATTGTCTGTCAGATTCTTGGCGAAAACGAATCGAAAAAACCGCCGGAGCTGTAA
- the queC gene encoding 7-cyano-7-deazaguanine synthase QueC, with amino-acid sequence MNLQKKAVVLLSGGLDSATTLAIARHQGFRCYALSFRYGQRHAVEIEAAGAIARALGALEHRIITIDLTSFGGSALTDPALEVPKTGPDPSSIPITYVPVRNLIFLSYALAWAEVLKAFHIFIGANAIDYSGYPDCRPEFFAAFEKTANLAAAAAVEGKGIFQIHTPILHMTKAEIIKTGLQLGVDYSLTHSCYDPSPQGLACGLCDSCRLRKKGFQEAGVPDPTKYVS; translated from the coding sequence ATGAACCTGCAAAAAAAAGCCGTCGTTCTGCTCAGCGGAGGATTGGACTCCGCCACCACCCTGGCCATCGCCCGGCATCAGGGTTTCCGCTGTTATGCACTCAGTTTTCGCTACGGCCAACGGCACGCAGTCGAAATCGAAGCAGCCGGCGCAATCGCCAGGGCCTTAGGGGCTCTCGAACATCGAATTATCACGATTGATTTGACCTCGTTCGGCGGGTCCGCCTTAACGGACCCTGCTTTGGAGGTCCCGAAAACAGGACCGGACCCATCCTCAATCCCTATCACGTATGTCCCGGTCCGAAATCTGATTTTTCTCTCGTACGCGCTTGCTTGGGCGGAAGTACTCAAGGCATTCCATATCTTTATTGGCGCCAATGCAATCGATTACAGCGGCTATCCGGACTGTCGGCCCGAATTCTTCGCGGCCTTCGAAAAAACGGCTAATCTTGCCGCAGCCGCCGCCGTAGAAGGAAAAGGAATCTTTCAAATCCATACCCCCATTCTCCATATGACCAAAGCCGAAATCATCAAGACAGGCCTTCAGCTCGGAGTGGACTACTCACTTACCCACAGCTGTTACGACCCCTCTCCGCAGGGTCTGGCCTGCGGTCTGTGCGACTCCTGCCGTCTTCGTAAAAAAGGATTTCAGGAGGCAGGAGTCCCGGACCCCACCAAATACGTTTCGTGA
- the queF gene encoding preQ(1) synthase — translation MSVEKPAIELFDNPYPRRDYVITIRCPEFTSVCPKTGQPDFGQILIEYIPDRKCIELKSLKYYLQSYRNRGVFYEHLTNEILDDLSGAAAPRWMRITSSFTPRGGITTDVQAEFRKRTRKRA, via the coding sequence ATGAGTGTTGAAAAACCTGCGATTGAACTGTTTGATAATCCCTATCCCCGACGCGATTATGTGATTACCATCCGCTGTCCGGAATTTACGAGTGTGTGCCCGAAGACCGGACAACCCGATTTTGGGCAGATACTCATCGAATATATCCCCGACCGCAAGTGCATTGAACTGAAAAGTCTGAAGTATTATCTGCAGAGCTATCGCAACCGGGGCGTCTTTTATGAACATTTGACCAATGAGATTCTGGATGACCTGTCCGGTGCGGCGGCTCCTCGATGGATGCGGATTACTTCCTCTTTTACTCCGCGGGGCGGGATTACGACGGACGTTCAGGCAGAGTTTCGAAAAAGAACCCGCAAACGGGCTTAA
- a CDS encoding flagellin, whose protein sequence is MLSIKSNIMAENAARQLGMSYDTLARSIERLSSGQRINSAKDDAAGLAVRELMRADIAVIKQGSRNALDAISMLQVMEGAMATIDNALIRMKELAEQAATGSYSEQQRNIMNNEFQQMMAEINRIATTANFNSINMLNSASGTNRIHFGEGSYIDVSSVDVQTTALIDSATISIAGADGTNAQAALALVTEAIERKDSARASLGYMINRLESTTEVLNIQAENMMASESRISDVDVATEMAALTRKQVLAQAGVAMLAQANTMPQMALNLLR, encoded by the coding sequence ATGCTGTCAATTAAAAGCAACATTATGGCGGAAAATGCCGCCCGCCAGCTGGGTATGAGCTATGATACATTGGCTCGGTCGATTGAACGGTTGTCGTCCGGCCAGCGTATCAACAGCGCCAAAGATGACGCGGCAGGATTGGCGGTCCGTGAGTTGATGCGGGCTGACATTGCAGTCATCAAGCAGGGGTCTCGAAATGCTCTGGATGCCATCAGTATGCTTCAGGTGATGGAAGGAGCGATGGCCACGATTGATAATGCCCTGATCCGTATGAAGGAACTGGCGGAGCAGGCGGCCACCGGTTCGTATTCCGAGCAGCAGCGGAACATCATGAACAATGAGTTCCAGCAGATGATGGCGGAAATCAACCGAATTGCAACAACCGCCAACTTTAACAGCATCAACATGCTCAACAGTGCTTCAGGCACCAACCGAATCCACTTTGGCGAAGGGTCATACATCGATGTGAGCTCTGTGGATGTCCAGACCACGGCCCTGATTGACAGTGCGACGATTTCGATTGCCGGTGCAGACGGCACGAATGCTCAGGCGGCACTGGCTCTGGTGACGGAAGCCATCGAGCGGAAGGACAGTGCTCGGGCCAGCTTGGGTTATATGATTAACCGTCTGGAAAGCACAACGGAAGTGCTCAATATCCAGGCGGAAAATATGATGGCGTCTGAGTCCCGTATTTCGGATGTGGATGTTGCGACCGAGATGGCGGCTCTGACCCGTAAGCAGGTGCTTGCTCAGGCCGGTGTGGCGATGCTGGCGCAGGCCAACACGATGCCTCAGATGGCGCTGAATCTGCTTCGGTAA
- the fliS gene encoding flagellar export chaperone FliS, producing the protein MNGFNVYQETAVSTQNRGRLIVMLYDGAIKFLRQALDDLRRGDMVAKGKHINKAQDILFELNTVLDMEKGGQIAQNLRALYNFMQRHLTQANIRKDSKMIEEVIALLEDLNQSWRAICR; encoded by the coding sequence ATGAACGGATTCAATGTCTATCAGGAAACCGCCGTCAGTACCCAAAATCGCGGTCGTCTGATTGTGATGCTTTATGACGGGGCGATTAAATTTCTCCGACAGGCCCTGGATGACCTGAGACGGGGAGATATGGTTGCCAAAGGAAAGCACATTAACAAAGCTCAGGACATCCTCTTTGAACTTAATACCGTTCTGGATATGGAAAAGGGCGGACAGATTGCTCAAAATCTTCGGGCTCTTTATAATTTTATGCAGCGTCACCTGACTCAGGCTAATATTCGCAAAGACTCGAAGATGATTGAGGAGGTGATAGCGCTTTTGGAGGATTTGAATCAGAGTTGGAGGGCAATCTGCAGATAG
- a CDS encoding response regulator transcription factor, giving the protein MNRTVLVVDDQLDLLDLLRMSLEQHGYQVRTALCGQDALRQIEKEPPDLILLDILLGDISGIQLTARLKNSEKTAAIPVILLTAKDTETDIIVGLSVGADDYITKPFSMQVLLARMEAVLRRAKPVPSSVQEILTAGSVRVFPSARQVFVEGKPVDLTPAEFNILTELIRSEGAVRSRAELLKAAGPSQSGENERIVDVHIAALRKKLGTARNLIKTVHGQGYRISF; this is encoded by the coding sequence ATGAATCGAACGGTTTTGGTTGTCGATGATCAGCTGGACCTGCTGGATTTGCTCCGAATGAGTCTGGAGCAGCATGGGTATCAGGTCCGCACAGCCCTGTGCGGCCAGGATGCTCTCCGTCAAATTGAGAAAGAGCCGCCGGATTTGATTCTGCTGGATATCCTGCTGGGCGATATATCCGGAATTCAGCTGACGGCACGGCTGAAAAACAGCGAAAAGACAGCGGCGATTCCGGTGATTTTACTGACCGCCAAAGATACGGAAACGGATATTATTGTCGGCTTGAGCGTTGGAGCAGACGACTACATTACCAAGCCGTTCAGCATGCAGGTGCTTCTGGCTCGAATGGAAGCCGTTCTGAGACGCGCAAAACCGGTCCCTTCCAGCGTTCAGGAAATTCTGACGGCCGGTTCCGTCCGGGTTTTTCCTTCTGCTCGGCAGGTCTTTGTGGAAGGCAAGCCGGTGGATTTGACTCCGGCGGAATTTAACATCCTGACCGAGCTCATTCGGTCAGAAGGGGCTGTCCGCAGCCGAGCGGAGCTTTTGAAGGCGGCCGGGCCGTCTCAATCAGGGGAAAACGAACGGATTGTTGATGTTCACATCGCCGCCCTCCGGAAAAAGCTTGGGACGGCCAGAAATCTCATCAAGACGGTTCACGGCCAGGGCTATCGGATTTCCTTCTGA
- a CDS encoding PEGA domain-containing protein — translation MERPVYSNVGRRVLLVAVLLGLNGCVERRLTILTDPPDALVWLNDEEIGRTPVTVGFNWYGDYKVRIEKEGYEIIRTNKAMKRPPEDYFPLDFLAEVLWPGTIRRDIAWSFTLQPAVNPTAEQLLEQADAFRQRAGRDLPAAP, via the coding sequence ATGGAAAGACCGGTCTATTCGAATGTAGGCAGAAGGGTTTTACTCGTCGCGGTCCTTTTGGGGCTGAACGGCTGTGTCGAACGTCGCCTGACGATTCTGACAGACCCGCCGGACGCCCTGGTGTGGCTCAATGACGAAGAAATCGGCCGAACGCCGGTTACCGTCGGCTTCAACTGGTACGGCGACTACAAAGTCCGCATCGAAAAAGAAGGGTATGAAATCATCCGCACCAACAAGGCGATGAAGCGCCCGCCGGAAGATTATTTCCCCCTCGATTTTCTGGCGGAAGTGCTCTGGCCCGGCACCATTCGTCGGGACATCGCGTGGAGCTTTACGCTTCAGCCCGCCGTCAATCCGACGGCCGAACAGCTGCTTGAGCAGGCGGATGCGTTTCGCCAAAGAGCCGGCCGCGACCTTCCCGCCGCCCCCTGA
- the dapA gene encoding 4-hydroxy-tetrahydrodipicolinate synthase, with protein MFSGSMVALITPFQDGQVDFETLEELVEFHLENGTDGIVPVGTTGESPTLSYDEHKKVIEWVVKTVGGRVPVIAGTGSNSTAEAIELTAFARKVGADASLQVCPYYNKPTQEGFYQHFKAIAEEVDIPIILYNIPGRCGGTGLTPQTVARLSEIENIVAIKEATGSLDMTSEILSLCNITVLSGDDSLTLPICSVGGKGVISVIANIVPADVKAMTDLILEGDFVSARKWHRKLFPLAKAMLGLASNPIPIKAAMAMLNLASEELRLPLTPLNDAQKTQLREILVQYGILS; from the coding sequence ATGTTCAGCGGGAGCATGGTAGCGCTTATTACCCCCTTTCAGGACGGGCAGGTCGATTTTGAAACCCTCGAAGAACTGGTGGAGTTTCATCTGGAAAACGGCACAGACGGCATCGTGCCGGTCGGGACAACGGGAGAGTCCCCCACCCTCAGCTATGATGAACACAAAAAAGTTATCGAATGGGTCGTCAAAACCGTCGGCGGACGAGTCCCTGTGATTGCCGGAACAGGCTCCAACAGCACCGCAGAAGCCATTGAACTGACCGCATTTGCACGGAAAGTCGGGGCCGATGCCTCTCTGCAGGTATGCCCTTATTACAACAAGCCCACCCAAGAGGGTTTTTACCAGCACTTCAAAGCCATTGCAGAAGAAGTAGATATTCCGATTATCCTCTACAACATTCCAGGCCGATGCGGCGGTACTGGGCTGACGCCTCAAACTGTTGCCCGCCTTTCAGAAATTGAAAACATCGTCGCCATTAAAGAAGCCACCGGCTCTCTGGATATGACCAGCGAAATTCTTTCGCTGTGCAATATCACCGTGCTGTCCGGAGATGACTCTCTGACCCTTCCCATCTGCTCGGTCGGCGGCAAAGGGGTCATCAGTGTGATAGCCAATATAGTCCCGGCCGATGTAAAAGCCATGACTGACTTGATTCTCGAAGGCGACTTCGTTTCCGCCCGAAAATGGCACAGAAAACTCTTCCCTCTCGCCAAGGCCATGCTCGGTCTGGCTTCCAATCCGATTCCCATTAAGGCGGCGATGGCTATGCTGAATCTGGCTTCAGAAGAGCTGCGCCTCCCGCTGACTCCTCTGAATGACGCCCAGAAAACACAGCTGAGAGAAATCCTCGTCCAATACGGCATCCTCTCCTGA
- a CDS encoding pyridoxine 5'-phosphate synthase: MALLNVNIDHVATIRQARKTDEPDPVWAAVECELAGANGITVHLRQDRRHINDRDVRLLKETVACKFNLEMSLAEPIVRIAEQIVPDQVTLVPENRAELTTEGGLDCIQCQKQIQKIVKRMHKKGILVSAFILPQENQITAAAEAGCDAVELHTGLYANAKTDQAIEQTLNQLRDGRDIAFAAGLVVHAGHGLTYRNIRPIARIEGLCELNIGHSIISRAVLVGLRQATEEMIRLLQNK; encoded by the coding sequence ATGGCTTTATTAAACGTAAACATTGATCACGTAGCAACGATTCGTCAGGCCCGAAAAACCGACGAGCCGGACCCTGTTTGGGCGGCCGTCGAGTGCGAACTGGCCGGAGCCAACGGCATTACAGTCCACCTCCGTCAGGACCGCAGACACATCAATGACCGAGATGTACGTCTTTTAAAGGAAACCGTCGCCTGCAAGTTTAATCTGGAGATGTCTCTGGCGGAGCCGATTGTCCGGATTGCCGAGCAGATTGTCCCGGACCAGGTCACCCTCGTGCCGGAAAATCGGGCCGAACTGACGACGGAAGGCGGGCTTGACTGCATACAATGCCAAAAACAGATTCAAAAAATCGTCAAGAGAATGCACAAAAAAGGCATTCTTGTCAGCGCCTTTATCCTGCCGCAAGAAAACCAGATTACGGCCGCTGCCGAAGCCGGCTGTGATGCTGTTGAACTGCATACAGGCCTTTACGCCAATGCTAAAACCGATCAAGCCATTGAGCAAACCCTCAATCAGCTGCGGGACGGACGGGATATTGCGTTTGCCGCCGGGCTGGTTGTACACGCCGGACACGGGTTAACCTACCGCAACATTCGGCCCATCGCCCGGATCGAAGGGCTCTGTGAACTGAATATCGGACACAGCATTATCTCGCGAGCTGTGCTGGTCGGTCTGCGGCAGGCGACGGAAGAAATGATTCGATTACTCCAGAACAAATAA
- a CDS encoding SDR family oxidoreductase: protein MPRMDLRGKTALITGSTGKIGRFLAKTLAQEGVQCLCQYHRQDRLANKIVQGIRRHGGRAFAFQSDFRDAEQIRRLFQDAQRHGPIDILIHSAGLFEKTLLKDCAEQQIEDLIHLNLTIPLLLTRLFVKAHPSSGRKKPFAKVLFFADIGALRPWRDYSAYCAAKAGLTAAARSLAKELAPGITVNAIAPGIVEGAIRNRKEAAERRKKIPTGRFVLMGDLMEAVLFLLKTDSITGEVLTIDGGAVL from the coding sequence ATGCCAAGAATGGATTTGCGAGGAAAAACGGCGCTTATTACCGGTTCGACCGGAAAAATCGGGCGGTTTCTGGCGAAAACGCTGGCCCAGGAGGGGGTCCAGTGTCTCTGTCAGTATCATCGTCAAGACCGGCTGGCAAATAAGATTGTTCAGGGCATCCGCCGACACGGCGGACGGGCCTTCGCATTTCAATCGGATTTTCGGGATGCCGAGCAAATCCGCCGGCTGTTTCAGGACGCTCAAAGACACGGTCCAATCGATATTTTGATTCATTCGGCGGGTCTTTTCGAGAAAACTCTGCTGAAGGACTGCGCGGAACAGCAGATAGAAGACCTGATTCATCTGAATCTTACGATTCCTCTGTTATTGACCCGTTTGTTTGTAAAGGCCCACCCTTCTTCCGGACGAAAAAAGCCTTTTGCCAAGGTTCTTTTTTTTGCAGATATTGGGGCCCTCCGGCCATGGCGGGACTATTCTGCTTACTGTGCAGCCAAAGCCGGTTTGACTGCTGCGGCCCGGTCCCTGGCCAAAGAGCTGGCACCCGGCATTACGGTCAATGCAATTGCGCCGGGGATTGTTGAGGGGGCAATCCGCAATCGCAAAGAAGCGGCTGAGCGGAGGAAAAAAATTCCGACAGGGCGGTTTGTTCTGATGGGGGACTTGATGGAAGCGGTCTTGTTTCTTCTCAAAACCGACTCGATCACCGGTGAGGTTTTGACAATAGACGGCGGGGCTGTGCTTTAA
- a CDS encoding bifunctional 3,4-dihydroxy-2-butanone-4-phosphate synthase/GTP cyclohydrolase II, whose translation MAIFSEIPEILDELRQGRMIVLVDDEDRENEGDLVCAAELVTPEIINFMATHGRGLICLPMDEEYCDRLGLHPQCTENTARLGTAFTVSIDAREGITTGISAADRARTIQVAVSPNTKAADLARPGHVFPLRARKGGVLVRAGQTEGAVDLMRLAGLRPAGVICEILNDDGTMARVPDLVEYCRKHSLKMTTVAKVIEYRLQREQQVRRIQQVRLPTDYGEFILIGYESPGSTEPHLALCKGGVGDLDEQGRVIEHPEPVLIRVHSECMTGDLFHSQRCECGYQLVEAMKRIQAEGKGALIYLRQEGRGIGLANKLHAYKLQEQGYDTVEANLKLGFVPDKRDYGIGAQICRDLGLRNVRILTNNPKKISRLEVYGIHIVEQIPLQAKPGEHNRKYLHTKRVRLGHLLREDIDE comes from the coding sequence ATGGCGATTTTCAGTGAAATACCGGAAATTCTGGATGAGCTTCGGCAGGGCCGAATGATTGTCCTGGTGGATGATGAGGACCGGGAGAACGAGGGGGATTTGGTGTGCGCCGCCGAATTGGTAACCCCGGAAATTATCAATTTTATGGCCACACACGGACGGGGGCTTATTTGCCTGCCTATGGATGAAGAGTACTGCGATCGGCTGGGGCTTCATCCCCAGTGTACGGAAAATACGGCTCGGCTTGGGACGGCGTTTACCGTCAGTATTGATGCGAGGGAAGGCATCACAACAGGCATCAGTGCGGCGGATCGGGCGAGGACTATCCAGGTTGCCGTATCCCCCAATACTAAGGCGGCTGATTTGGCGCGTCCGGGGCATGTTTTTCCGCTTCGCGCCCGAAAAGGGGGGGTGCTTGTGCGGGCCGGCCAGACGGAAGGGGCGGTGGACCTGATGCGTTTGGCGGGTCTAAGGCCGGCGGGGGTTATCTGTGAGATATTAAATGACGATGGGACGATGGCCCGCGTGCCTGATTTGGTTGAATACTGCAGGAAGCATTCCCTGAAGATGACAACGGTAGCCAAAGTGATTGAGTATCGTCTTCAGCGGGAACAGCAGGTCCGCCGCATTCAGCAGGTTCGCCTGCCGACGGATTATGGGGAATTTATTCTAATTGGGTATGAAAGTCCCGGTTCGACAGAGCCGCATCTGGCCCTCTGCAAGGGAGGAGTGGGGGACTTGGATGAACAGGGAAGGGTCATTGAGCATCCGGAACCGGTCCTGATTCGGGTGCATTCGGAGTGTATGACGGGGGATTTGTTTCATTCGCAGCGCTGTGAGTGCGGCTATCAGCTGGTTGAGGCGATGAAGCGGATTCAGGCCGAGGGGAAGGGGGCTCTGATTTATCTGCGGCAGGAAGGACGAGGAATCGGTCTGGCCAACAAGCTTCATGCGTATAAACTTCAGGAACAGGGATATGATACGGTAGAAGCCAATCTCAAGCTGGGCTTCGTGCCGGATAAGCGGGATTATGGGATTGGGGCTCAAATCTGCCGGGATTTGGGACTTCGAAATGTTCGGATTCTAACGAATAATCCCAAAAAAATCAGCCGGCTGGAGGTTTATGGAATCCATATCGTGGAGCAAATCCCTCTGCAGGCCAAGCCGGGTGAACACAATCGGAAATATCTCCACACCAAGAGAGTCCGTCTTGGACATCTTCTTCGTGAAGATATTGATGAGTAA
- a CDS encoding sigma-70 family RNA polymerase sigma factor produces the protein MKDNPEYQNQTLEEEVLIKRSQRGDLEAAGLLIVRYQDRLYNTILKICSNPEDAAELTQETFVKVLEKITDFRGKSSFYTWLFRIGVNLTLNFCKRRGRLVMQSIDGSGRDESERATARLSGYLLCREKADPVGLAQDKEAREIVLRALGRLDEEQRIVLVLRDIEGLSYQEIAEILDIELGTVKSRISRARAGLRDMLEAVLA, from the coding sequence GTGAAGGACAACCCAGAGTACCAAAACCAGACTCTTGAAGAAGAGGTTCTTATCAAACGGTCCCAGCGAGGGGATTTGGAGGCCGCGGGGCTTTTAATTGTCCGGTATCAGGACAGGTTATATAATACAATCCTGAAAATTTGCTCAAACCCTGAAGATGCTGCGGAACTTACCCAGGAGACGTTTGTCAAAGTATTGGAGAAGATAACAGATTTTCGAGGGAAAAGCAGTTTTTATACCTGGCTCTTTCGAATTGGAGTGAATTTAACATTGAATTTCTGCAAACGGAGGGGGCGGCTTGTTATGCAGTCGATTGACGGCTCTGGAAGAGACGAGTCAGAACGAGCAACAGCCCGATTATCGGGGTATCTGCTCTGTCGGGAGAAGGCGGACCCTGTAGGGCTGGCCCAGGATAAGGAGGCCCGCGAGATTGTGCTGAGGGCCTTGGGGCGTTTGGATGAGGAACAGCGGATTGTGCTTGTTTTGCGAGATATTGAGGGTTTGAGTTATCAGGAAATTGCGGAGATTTTGGATATTGAACTGGGGACCGTCAAAAGCCGAATCAGCCGGGCTCGTGCGGGGCTGAGAGATATGCTGGAGGCGGTGCTGGCATGA
- a CDS encoding hydrolase, protein MGNSASVLLTPSACCLVLVDIQEKLAAVMSDKEKMIARCSILLRTAKALNIPVLWCEQAPRALGSTVRELRELLEGEKPFEKTSFSCCGAEGFFRKLESTQSSAVLLCGIEAHVCVFQTAVELLNRGLNVHVIADAVSSRTEENKAIGLGRMSAAGAVINSTEMVLFELLRDARHERFKELAALIK, encoded by the coding sequence ATGGGAAACTCGGCATCGGTTCTTTTGACTCCCTCGGCGTGCTGCCTTGTCCTGGTTGATATCCAGGAGAAACTGGCGGCTGTGATGAGCGATAAGGAGAAGATGATTGCCCGCTGCAGTATCCTTTTGCGTACGGCGAAGGCGCTGAATATTCCCGTTTTGTGGTGCGAGCAGGCGCCGCGTGCGCTGGGGTCGACGGTGCGTGAACTGCGTGAACTGCTGGAGGGCGAGAAGCCGTTTGAGAAGACCTCGTTCAGCTGCTGCGGAGCGGAAGGTTTCTTTCGGAAGCTGGAGTCAACGCAATCCTCGGCGGTTCTTTTGTGCGGGATCGAAGCCCATGTATGTGTGTTTCAGACAGCCGTTGAACTGCTCAATCGCGGGCTGAATGTCCATGTGATTGCGGATGCGGTTTCTTCGAGGACCGAGGAAAACAAGGCCATCGGGCTTGGGCGGATGTCGGCGGCAGGGGCGGTTATCAATTCGACCGAGATGGTGCTGTTTGAGCTGCTACGGGATGCCCGTCATGAGCGGTTCAAAGAATTGGCTGCATTGATTAAGTAG
- a CDS encoding C4-type zinc ribbon domain-containing protein → MGPILEGLIKLQRIENRLRAVKTKLARCRRSVLFQENQLRTLQSGLEAKQEEIKMTRIQADRLELELKERDAYITKLRSQLNLARTNKEYSAILTELNTAKADDAKLENQVLELMKNLEADQAACAEIQKQIEEQKARVEQVRTEAEVKAAEYQKDIDAIQAEWDEAAKQIPAEVLNLFVRVAETYDGEAMAAIEKSDEHSSSYSCGGCFMGLPAEMVNILTTKDEILRCTNCTRILYLKEGGSD, encoded by the coding sequence ATGGGACCGATTTTAGAGGGGTTAATTAAACTCCAGCGAATCGAAAATCGCCTGCGGGCGGTCAAGACGAAACTGGCTCGCTGCCGGCGGAGCGTGCTCTTTCAGGAAAACCAGCTGCGAACCCTTCAGAGCGGGCTGGAGGCCAAGCAGGAAGAAATCAAAATGACCCGGATTCAGGCGGACCGCCTGGAACTGGAACTAAAGGAGCGTGACGCCTATATCACCAAGCTTCGTTCTCAACTCAATTTAGCCCGCACCAACAAAGAATATTCCGCTATCCTCACTGAACTGAATACCGCCAAGGCCGATGATGCCAAACTCGAAAATCAGGTTCTCGAATTGATGAAGAATCTGGAGGCCGACCAGGCGGCGTGTGCGGAGATTCAAAAACAAATTGAAGAGCAGAAGGCCCGTGTGGAGCAGGTGCGGACGGAGGCGGAAGTGAAAGCGGCGGAGTATCAGAAGGATATTGATGCGATTCAGGCGGAGTGGGACGAAGCGGCTAAGCAGATTCCGGCGGAGGTTTTGAATCTGTTTGTCCGCGTGGCCGAGACGTATGACGGGGAAGCGATGGCGGCGATTGAAAAGTCGGATGAGCATTCTTCTTCCTACAGCTGCGGGGGGTGCTTTATGGGGCTGCCGGCGGAGATGGTCAATATCCTGACAACCAAAGATGAGATTTTACGCTGTACGAACTGCACGCGAATACTCTATCTGAAAGAAGGCGGTTCGGATTGA